Proteins encoded by one window of Desulfallas thermosapovorans DSM 6562:
- a CDS encoding branched-chain amino acid ABC transporter permease, giving the protein MGSKNKHLISSIAGVIIFYVLVKAAIVTGLLNPYWQRVLDQSMIYVIGALGLSLIFGFTGQFSIGHAAFYGLGAYSAGLTGKMLGTGGIPSFLLALLVGTLFTALVAYLIGKPVLRLQSDYLGIATLGFGVIVKVALDNGNRLIPELGGATGMTGVPQVATFEWVLLFTLLAIIISRNFLHSTYGRVCTSIREDEIATKAVGINPAKYKMLVFVFGCALAGLAGAIYAHRYPFLHPSSFDFLQSFNFLIIVVAGGMGSLTGTVVTAVGWVFLQEGLRFMLGEAFMDWRGVIYALLLIILVLVRRQGLFGNKEIGFLTPQAVLTKGGKQNVTSQS; this is encoded by the coding sequence ATGGGAAGTAAAAATAAGCATTTAATTAGTTCAATTGCCGGTGTAATAATTTTCTATGTTTTAGTTAAAGCCGCCATTGTGACGGGTTTGTTAAACCCTTACTGGCAACGAGTTTTAGACCAGAGTATGATTTACGTCATCGGCGCCCTGGGTTTGAGCCTGATTTTTGGTTTTACAGGACAGTTTTCCATCGGCCACGCGGCATTTTACGGTTTGGGAGCATACAGCGCCGGCTTAACCGGTAAGATGCTGGGCACGGGTGGCATCCCCTCCTTTTTGCTGGCGCTGCTGGTGGGTACGCTGTTTACCGCCCTGGTGGCATATTTAATCGGCAAACCCGTACTAAGGCTGCAATCGGACTACCTGGGTATCGCCACCCTGGGCTTCGGTGTGATCGTCAAGGTTGCTCTGGATAACGGCAACCGCCTGATTCCGGAGTTGGGCGGTGCCACCGGTATGACCGGCGTGCCCCAGGTGGCCACCTTTGAATGGGTGTTATTGTTTACCCTGCTGGCGATTATTATTTCCCGTAATTTTTTACATTCCACCTATGGACGGGTCTGTACTTCCATCAGGGAAGACGAAATTGCCACCAAGGCAGTGGGCATCAACCCGGCCAAATATAAAATGCTGGTATTTGTATTCGGTTGTGCCCTGGCCGGGCTGGCCGGTGCCATCTATGCCCACCGGTACCCGTTTTTACACCCCAGCAGCTTTGATTTTTTACAATCCTTCAACTTCCTAATTATTGTAGTGGCCGGGGGCATGGGTAGCCTCACGGGCACAGTGGTCACCGCCGTTGGCTGGGTGTTCCTGCAGGAAGGGTTGCGATTCATGCTGGGCGAGGCGTTCATGGACTGGCGCGGAGTTATTTACGCGTTGCTACTGATTATTCTTGTTCTGGTGCGCCGGCAAGGGCTGTTCGGTAATAAGGAAATTGGCTTTTTAACACCGCAGGCCGTGCTGACAAAGGGGGGTAAGCAAAATGTCACTTCTCAAAGTTAG
- a CDS encoding DUF47 domain-containing protein — protein MFFKKRDIFLETLILSANNLKAASSLFREEINDLQDVESYAERIKVLEDKGDELTHKIIHALNKTFITPLEREDILGLALKLDDVVDGIEACADRMELYKVTEADDYIKLFVQMIVNCAEEIEIALRLLEQKKVKQMLRHIYRINELENEADQLLRESIQDLFIEYNDPIIIIKKKDIYEMLEGITDACEDVADILEALLMRNS, from the coding sequence ATGTTTTTTAAAAAAAGGGATATTTTTTTGGAAACTCTGATTTTAAGCGCCAACAATTTAAAAGCAGCAAGCAGTTTATTTCGGGAGGAGATTAATGATTTACAAGATGTTGAATCGTATGCGGAAAGAATAAAAGTTCTCGAGGATAAAGGGGACGAGCTAACCCATAAGATTATCCACGCCTTAAATAAAACTTTTATTACACCCCTTGAAAGAGAAGATATCCTTGGCCTTGCCTTAAAACTGGATGACGTTGTAGATGGTATTGAGGCATGCGCAGACCGGATGGAACTGTACAAAGTAACCGAGGCTGACGATTATATAAAATTGTTTGTTCAAATGATTGTAAATTGCGCGGAAGAAATTGAGATTGCCCTTAGACTGCTGGAACAAAAAAAAGTAAAGCAAATGTTACGGCACATATACAGAATTAATGAACTGGAAAATGAGGCCGATCAACTTTTGAGGGAATCTATTCAGGATTTATTTATCGAATATAACGATCCCATTATAATTATCAAGAAAAAAGATATATATGAAATGCTCGAGGGTATAACCGACGCTTGCGAAGATGTAGCCGATATACTGGAAGCACTGCTAATGCGCAATTCATAA
- a CDS encoding ABC transporter substrate-binding protein gives MRQSKWFLFLLVAVMGLALLVSGCGGTNEQAGGAGDDKVVKIGLMTPLQGDVKTYGESVQKGFELALEEANYKAGDYTIEKVVADDRNDATEATNVATKLIDQDQVDAIVGSVTSKCTIPASSMAQAKGVVMISPTGTAAKVTMDPERKDYVFRACFIDPFQGTVAAKFAVDELQAKTAAIMFDQGNDYTVGLSQAFKEEFEKAGGQIVAEEAYAKEDVDFSAVLTNISKQKPDILYLPDYYQKVSLIGKQARDKGITAVFLGGDGWDSSDLDFATMDGGYFTAHYSSDDPRPEVANWVTKYKEKYNTEPDSFATLAYDATKLLLKAIEDANSNDPAKIKDAMQAIKDFPVVSGNITFDADGNPVKSAAILQVQKDGSYKFVTNVQP, from the coding sequence TTGCGTCAATCAAAATGGTTTTTGTTTTTATTAGTGGCTGTAATGGGTTTGGCCCTTTTAGTAAGCGGTTGTGGGGGCACAAACGAACAGGCCGGAGGTGCCGGTGACGATAAAGTAGTTAAAATCGGTCTAATGACACCCCTGCAAGGTGATGTGAAAACTTATGGTGAATCAGTACAAAAGGGCTTTGAGCTGGCCCTGGAAGAAGCAAACTACAAAGCCGGAGATTACACCATTGAAAAAGTAGTGGCTGATGACCGCAATGATGCCACCGAAGCCACCAACGTGGCCACCAAGCTCATCGACCAGGATCAGGTGGATGCCATTGTAGGGTCAGTCACCTCCAAGTGCACCATTCCGGCCTCATCCATGGCCCAGGCCAAGGGGGTAGTGATGATTTCCCCCACGGGTACAGCCGCCAAAGTAACCATGGATCCGGAACGTAAAGATTACGTTTTTCGGGCCTGTTTCATCGACCCATTCCAGGGTACCGTGGCAGCCAAGTTTGCAGTGGATGAGTTACAAGCTAAAACCGCCGCCATCATGTTCGACCAGGGTAATGATTACACTGTAGGCCTGTCCCAGGCTTTCAAGGAAGAGTTTGAAAAAGCAGGCGGCCAAATTGTTGCCGAAGAGGCTTATGCCAAAGAAGATGTTGACTTCTCCGCAGTATTGACAAATATTTCTAAACAAAAGCCGGACATTTTGTACCTTCCCGACTACTACCAAAAAGTCAGCTTGATCGGCAAGCAAGCTCGGGATAAAGGCATTACCGCCGTTTTCCTGGGCGGTGACGGCTGGGATTCCAGCGATCTGGACTTTGCCACCATGGATGGCGGTTATTTCACCGCCCATTATTCCTCTGACGACCCGCGCCCGGAAGTAGCAAACTGGGTCACCAAGTACAAAGAAAAATACAACACCGAACCGGATTCCTTCGCCACTCTGGCTTATGACGCCACCAAGTTGTTGTTAAAGGCCATTGAAGATGCAAATTCCAATGACCCGGCCAAAATTAAAGATGCCATGCAGGCCATTAAAGATTTCCCGGTGGTCTCCGGCAACATTACCTTCGATGCTGACGGCAACCCTGTAAAATCCGCCGCTATCCTCCAAGTTCAAAAGGATGGTAGCTATAAGTTCGTTACCAACGTTCAACCTTAA
- a CDS encoding branched-chain amino acid ABC transporter permease, with translation MEFFLEQVINGIQLGLVYALIALGYTMVYGIVKLINFAHGDVFMVGAFVGYFGFTYWGLPWPLAIIVAMVFCAILGMVIERIAYRPLRYAPRMIALISAIGVSFFLEYFCSLKFMFGPNYRVVQRPLPEISWQIGGVTITNIQLLILVTVICMLILLLWIVHRTKIGAAMRTVSFDHDAARLMGVNVDRTISFTFALGSAMAAMGGVLYAIAYPQIQPFMGIMPGLKAFTAAVLGGIGLIPGAVLGALIMGQVETMTVAFISSQLRDAIAFAILIIVLLFKPTGILGRTETEKV, from the coding sequence ATGGAGTTTTTTCTAGAACAGGTGATCAACGGTATCCAGCTGGGTTTGGTTTATGCTCTAATCGCCCTTGGCTATACCATGGTGTACGGTATTGTAAAGTTAATAAATTTCGCCCACGGCGATGTGTTCATGGTGGGCGCGTTCGTGGGCTATTTCGGATTCACTTACTGGGGACTGCCATGGCCCTTGGCCATTATAGTGGCCATGGTGTTCTGCGCAATTTTGGGAATGGTGATTGAACGTATCGCTTACCGTCCACTGCGCTATGCACCCCGTATGATTGCCTTGATCAGCGCCATCGGCGTATCCTTTTTCCTGGAGTACTTTTGTTCCCTTAAATTTATGTTCGGACCCAACTACCGGGTAGTACAACGCCCGCTGCCCGAAATAAGCTGGCAAATTGGCGGTGTTACCATTACCAATATTCAATTACTAATCCTGGTGACCGTAATATGTATGCTAATCTTATTACTCTGGATTGTACACCGCACTAAAATTGGCGCGGCCATGCGTACTGTATCCTTTGACCACGACGCCGCACGACTGATGGGCGTCAACGTGGACCGCACCATTTCATTCACCTTTGCCCTTGGCTCGGCTATGGCGGCAATGGGCGGCGTGTTGTATGCTATAGCTTACCCGCAGATCCAGCCATTTATGGGTATTATGCCCGGTTTAAAAGCTTTTACCGCTGCGGTGCTGGGTGGTATCGGCCTTATCCCCGGTGCCGTGTTAGGAGCATTAATCATGGGCCAGGTGGAAACAATGACGGTTGCATTCATTTCCTCCCAGTTGCGCGATGCCATTGCCTTCGCTATTCTTATTATTGTGCTGTTATTTAAGCCGACGGGCATCCTCGGACGAACTGAAACAGAAAAGGTTTAA
- a CDS encoding inorganic phosphate transporter, protein MDLTILLVCVVVMALSFDFINGFHDTANAIATSVSTKALTPRTAIVLASIMNLIGALTFTGVAKTIGGQIADPFKLENGLAIVIAALIAAIAWNLITWYYGIPSSSSHALIGSLAGSAFAAAGLAGVNLKGFITIIQALILSPFLAFAVGYVIMSVLRFIFKNANPHIVNRGFRTMQVITAAFQAFSHGTNDAQKSMGIITFALIAGGLHQTLDIPFWVKLSCAVAMALGTSVGGWRIIKTVGTKIIKLQPISGFASDFTSASVIITATALGQPVSTTHVISSAIMGVGSAKSVHSVKWGTAQRMVTAWLITLPITAILAGLIYLIVSFITRTI, encoded by the coding sequence ATGGATCTAACCATTTTGTTAGTTTGTGTTGTTGTTATGGCCCTTTCCTTTGACTTTATAAACGGCTTTCATGATACCGCCAATGCTATTGCCACTTCGGTATCTACAAAGGCCTTAACTCCAAGGACTGCTATAGTTTTAGCTTCCATAATGAATTTAATTGGTGCACTTACCTTTACCGGCGTGGCCAAAACCATTGGCGGTCAAATTGCCGATCCCTTTAAACTGGAAAACGGTTTGGCCATTGTTATAGCAGCTTTAATTGCAGCCATTGCTTGGAACCTTATAACATGGTATTACGGTATACCAAGCAGTTCTTCCCATGCCCTGATCGGCTCTTTGGCGGGTTCAGCCTTTGCTGCCGCAGGTTTAGCCGGGGTTAATTTAAAAGGTTTTATAACAATTATCCAAGCCCTTATATTATCTCCCTTTTTGGCCTTTGCCGTTGGCTATGTCATTATGTCGGTACTCAGGTTTATTTTTAAAAATGCCAACCCCCACATTGTCAATCGCGGTTTTAGAACAATGCAAGTGATCACCGCAGCATTTCAGGCATTTAGCCACGGCACCAATGATGCCCAAAAATCCATGGGCATTATCACCTTTGCTTTAATTGCCGGTGGATTACACCAAACACTGGATATACCCTTTTGGGTCAAACTGTCATGCGCCGTGGCCATGGCGCTGGGAACATCAGTGGGCGGTTGGAGAATCATCAAAACCGTAGGCACCAAAATCATCAAATTGCAGCCAATCAGTGGTTTTGCCTCTGATTTTACATCAGCATCGGTAATTATCACCGCCACCGCCTTGGGTCAACCAGTAAGCACCACCCATGTAATATCCTCTGCCATTATGGGCGTTGGTTCGGCAAAAAGTGTCCATTCAGTTAAATGGGGGACGGCACAAAGAATGGTCACTGCCTGGCTTATCACATTGCCTATTACCGCTATACTGGCGGGACTAATATACTTGATTGTTTCTTTTATTACTCGCACCATTTGA